One genomic window of Sphingomonas sp. C3-2 includes the following:
- the uvrA gene encoding excinuclease ABC subunit UvrA — protein sequence MLTHISVRGAREHNLKGVDVEIPRDTLTVITGLSGSGKSSLAFDTIYAEGQRRYVESLSAYARQFLELMQKPDVDHIEGLSPAISIEQKTTSRNPRSTVATVTEIYDYMRLLWARVGIPYSPATGEPIAAQTVSQMVDRVMALPEGTRAYLLAPVVRGRKGEYRKELAEWQKAGFTRVRIDGEFHEIEDAPALDKKYKHDIEVVVDRVAVRPGMETRLADSFETALKLAEGLAFIDLADGVVPGREGEAEAGGQMKGAGIPANRIVFSEKFACPVSGFTIAEIEPRLFSFNAPQGACPACDGLGEKLLFDEDLVVPNHALSLKKGAVVPWAKSNPPSPYYMQVLGSLSREFGFSLDTPWADLPGEVRLIILHGTGGKPVTLRFEDGKKSYEVSKPFEGVIGNLNRRLLQTESAWMREELGKYQSSAPCEVCHGARLKPEALAVKVGRSTISDAVRLSVVDALAFFTALPEKLGDQQRQIAERILKEIVERLGFLNNVGLDYLNLDRTSGTLSGGESQRIRLASQIGSGLSGVLYVLDEPSIGLHQRDNDRLLETLKRLRDLGNTVLVVEHDEDAIRTADHVIDMGPGAGVHGGRIVAEGKLADILSNEESLTGDYLAGRRAVPVPAKRRKGSGKKLTVHGATANNLQNVTASIPLGTFTCITGVSGSGKSSFTIDTLYAASARALNGARIIAGKHDKVSGLEHLDKVIDIDQSPIGRTPRSNPATYTGAFTNIRDWFAGLPEAEARGYKPGRFSFNVKGGRCEACQGDGVLKIEMHFLPDVYVTCDVCHGARYNRETLEVKFKGKSIADVLDMTVEDAAEFFKAVPPIRDKMAMLAEVGLGYVKVGQQATTLSGGEAQRVKLAKELARRATGNTLYILDEPTTGLHFEDVRKLLEVLHALVEQGNSVVVIEHNLDVIKTADWIIDLGPEGGVKGGEIVAEGPPEKVAENPRSFTGHYLKPLLERGSERVAAE from the coding sequence ATGCTGACTCATATTTCGGTGCGCGGCGCGCGCGAGCACAATCTCAAGGGCGTGGATGTCGAGATTCCGCGCGATACGCTCACCGTCATCACGGGGCTTTCGGGTTCGGGCAAATCCTCGCTCGCCTTCGACACCATCTATGCCGAGGGGCAGCGCCGCTATGTCGAGTCGCTCTCGGCCTATGCGCGCCAGTTCCTCGAGCTGATGCAAAAGCCCGATGTCGACCATATCGAGGGGCTCTCCCCCGCGATCTCGATCGAGCAGAAGACAACGTCGCGCAACCCGCGCTCGACGGTCGCCACCGTCACCGAGATCTATGACTATATGCGCCTGCTCTGGGCGCGCGTCGGCATTCCCTACAGCCCCGCGACCGGCGAGCCGATCGCCGCGCAGACCGTCAGCCAGATGGTCGACCGGGTGATGGCGCTGCCCGAAGGCACGCGCGCCTATCTGCTCGCCCCCGTCGTGCGCGGGCGTAAAGGCGAATATCGCAAGGAACTCGCCGAATGGCAGAAGGCGGGCTTTACCCGCGTGCGCATCGACGGCGAATTCCACGAGATCGAGGACGCCCCCGCGCTCGACAAGAAATACAAGCACGATATCGAGGTCGTGGTCGACCGCGTCGCGGTCCGCCCCGGCATGGAAACCCGGCTCGCCGACAGTTTCGAAACCGCATTGAAGCTTGCCGAGGGGCTGGCCTTTATCGACTTGGCCGACGGCGTCGTTCCGGGGCGCGAGGGGGAGGCCGAGGCCGGCGGCCAGATGAAGGGCGCAGGGATTCCCGCCAACCGCATCGTCTTTTCCGAAAAATTCGCCTGCCCCGTCTCGGGCTTCACCATCGCCGAGATTGAACCACGGCTCTTTTCGTTCAACGCGCCGCAGGGCGCCTGCCCGGCGTGCGACGGGCTCGGTGAAAAGCTGTTGTTCGACGAGGATCTCGTCGTCCCCAACCATGCGCTCTCGCTCAAAAAGGGCGCGGTCGTCCCCTGGGCCAAGTCCAACCCGCCCAGCCCCTATTATATGCAGGTGCTCGGCTCGCTCTCGCGCGAATTCGGCTTCTCGCTCGACACCCCCTGGGCCGATCTGCCGGGCGAGGTGCGGCTGATCATCCTCCACGGCACCGGCGGCAAGCCCGTGACGCTCCGGTTCGAGGACGGCAAGAAAAGCTATGAGGTGAGCAAGCCCTTCGAAGGCGTGATCGGTAATCTCAACCGTCGCCTGCTCCAGACCGAAAGCGCGTGGATGCGCGAGGAACTGGGCAAGTACCAGTCGTCCGCCCCGTGCGAGGTGTGCCACGGCGCCCGCCTCAAGCCCGAAGCGCTGGCCGTCAAGGTCGGCCGCTCGACGATCAGCGACGCGGTCCGCCTCTCGGTGGTCGACGCGCTCGCCTTCTTCACCGCGCTCCCCGAAAAGCTGGGGGACCAGCAACGCCAGATCGCCGAGCGTATCTTGAAGGAAATCGTCGAGCGGCTGGGATTTCTCAACAATGTCGGGCTCGATTATCTCAACCTCGACCGCACCAGCGGCACCTTGTCGGGCGGAGAAAGCCAGCGCATCCGGCTTGCGAGCCAAATAGGTTCGGGATTGTCCGGCGTTTTGTACGTTCTGGATGAGCCGAGCATCGGCCTCCACCAGCGCGACAATGATCGCCTGCTCGAAACGCTGAAACGCCTGCGCGATCTCGGCAACACCGTCCTCGTCGTCGAGCATGACGAGGATGCGATCCGCACCGCCGATCATGTCATCGATATGGGGCCGGGTGCCGGCGTCCATGGCGGCCGCATCGTGGCGGAGGGCAAGCTTGCCGATATCCTTTCCAACGAAGAAAGCCTGACCGGCGATTATCTCGCGGGCCGCCGCGCGGTGCCCGTCCCGGCCAAACGCCGCAAGGGCTCGGGCAAGAAGCTCACCGTCCACGGCGCCACCGCGAACAATCTGCAAAACGTCACCGCGTCGATTCCCTTGGGCACCTTCACCTGCATCACCGGCGTCTCGGGCTCGGGCAAGTCGAGCTTCACGATCGACACGCTCTACGCCGCCAGCGCGCGCGCGCTCAACGGCGCGCGGATCATCGCGGGCAAGCACGACAAGGTCTCCGGGCTCGAGCATCTCGACAAGGTGATCGACATCGATCAATCACCCATCGGCCGCACGCCGCGCTCGAACCCTGCCACCTATACCGGCGCGTTCACCAATATCCGCGACTGGTTTGCCGGGCTGCCCGAGGCCGAGGCGCGCGGCTACAAGCCCGGGCGCTTCAGCTTCAACGTCAAGGGCGGCCGGTGCGAGGCGTGCCAGGGCGACGGCGTGCTCAAGATCGAGATGCACTTCCTCCCCGACGTCTACGTCACCTGCGATGTCTGCCACGGCGCGCGCTACAACCGCGAAACATTGGAGGTGAAGTTCAAGGGCAAGTCGATCGCCGATGTGCTCGACATGACGGTCGAGGACGCCGCCGAATTCTTCAAGGCCGTGCCCCCCATCCGCGACAAGATGGCGATGCTCGCCGAGGTCGGGCTCGGCTATGTCAAGGTCGGCCAGCAGGCGACGACGCTCTCGGGCGGCGAGGCGCAGCGCGTCAAGCTCGCCAAGGAACTCGCGCGCCGCGCCACCGGCAACACGCTCTACATCCTCGACGAACCCACCACCGGCCTCCATTTCGAGGATGTCCGCAAACTCCTCGAAGTCCTCCACGCGCTCGTCGAACAGGGCAACAGCGTCGTCGTGATCGAGCATAATCTCGACGTCATCAAGACCGCCGACTGGATCATCGACCTAGGGCCCGAAGGCGGTGTCAAGGGCGGAGAAATCGTCGCCGAAGGCCCGCCCGAGAAGGTCGCCGAAAACCCGCGCAGCTTCACGGGGCACTATCTCAAGCCGCTGTTAGAGCGCGGCAGCGAGCGGGTGGCGGCGGAGTGA
- a CDS encoding glycine zipper 2TM domain-containing protein, with translation MRKFMLALGAVSLAIPASMALPLTVDKAEARKHHRYKEWRGRDGRTYCRKSDGTTGLIVGGVGGALLGRAVDTRGDRATGTIVGAAAGALIGKEIDSKRRCR, from the coding sequence ATGCGTAAATTCATGCTCGCGCTCGGTGCCGTTTCGCTCGCCATCCCCGCGTCGATGGCGCTGCCGCTCACCGTAGACAAGGCGGAAGCACGCAAGCACCATCGCTACAAGGAATGGCGCGGCCGTGACGGTCGTACCTATTGCCGCAAGTCCGACGGCACCACCGGCCTCATCGTCGGCGGCGTCGGCGGCGCGCTGCTCGGCCGTGCGGTCGACACGCGCGGCGATCGCGCCACCGGCACCATCGTCGGCGCCGCCGCCGGCGCGCTCATCGGCAAGGAAATCGACAGCAAGCGCCGCTGCCGCTGA
- a CDS encoding TetR/AcrR family transcriptional regulator produces MLGNTDKPKKAVTPRYRAKRDLILDAAARRINAAGAHGMTLGDVAASVGMNATSVTYYFRRREQLAAACYDQSLDRIEGIVTDAERAAGPRERVRAYVAAHFAQHAAIRAQHARPCAVLSDLRALDGPERAALAERYRGLLRRIRGFFGNGDKALLTARTHVLVEATLWLPSWLNQHDLDEYPRLSARMVELFDGGLALPDAAWAPRRTRLDPGMAADEDGARHNFLMAATRLINERGYRGASVERIASELNVTKGSFYHHLGGKDELVVDCFTHSFDVQVAALRLAEAAGGSQWEKLCSAMAMLLDVQFSDQGPLLRTTALHALPPDLRGQMAARTNHLTRRLAGMVIDGISEGTLRAIDPLVASHALAAMLNAAYELRNWAGERPDTPSAIADYASTLCHGLFAATPLVDRRAG; encoded by the coding sequence ATGTTGGGGAATACCGATAAACCGAAAAAGGCTGTCACGCCGCGCTACCGTGCCAAGCGTGATCTCATCCTCGACGCGGCGGCGCGCCGGATCAACGCGGCGGGGGCGCATGGCATGACGCTGGGTGATGTGGCGGCAAGCGTCGGGATGAATGCGACCAGCGTCACCTATTATTTCCGGCGGCGCGAGCAGCTGGCGGCGGCATGCTACGACCAGTCGCTCGACCGGATCGAAGGCATCGTGACCGATGCCGAGCGGGCAGCGGGACCGCGCGAGCGCGTGCGCGCCTATGTCGCCGCGCATTTCGCGCAACATGCGGCGATCCGCGCGCAGCACGCACGGCCCTGTGCGGTATTGTCGGACCTGCGCGCGCTGGACGGCCCCGAACGCGCGGCGCTCGCCGAACGCTATCGCGGGCTGCTGCGCCGGATTCGCGGCTTTTTCGGCAATGGCGACAAGGCGCTGCTGACCGCGCGGACGCATGTTCTGGTGGAGGCGACGCTGTGGCTGCCGAGCTGGCTGAACCAGCACGATCTGGACGAATATCCCCGCCTGTCGGCGCGTATGGTCGAACTGTTCGATGGCGGTCTGGCGCTGCCGGACGCGGCCTGGGCGCCGCGCCGCACGCGGCTGGATCCGGGGATGGCGGCCGACGAGGATGGTGCCCGGCACAATTTCCTGATGGCGGCGACGCGGCTGATCAACGAGCGTGGCTATCGCGGGGCGTCGGTGGAGCGGATCGCGTCCGAACTCAACGTCACCAAGGGCAGCTTCTACCACCATCTGGGCGGCAAGGACGAACTGGTGGTGGATTGTTTCACGCATAGTTTCGACGTGCAGGTTGCGGCGCTGCGGTTGGCGGAGGCGGCCGGGGGCAGCCAGTGGGAAAAGCTGTGCAGCGCAATGGCGATGCTGCTCGACGTCCAGTTTTCCGATCAGGGGCCGTTGCTGCGCACCACTGCGCTCCACGCGCTGCCGCCCGATCTGCGCGGGCAGATGGCGGCGCGCACCAACCATCTGACGCGGCGGCTGGCGGGGATGGTGATCGACGGGATCAGCGAGGGGACGCTGCGCGCGATCGACCCGCTGGTGGCGAGCCACGCGCTCGCGGCGATGCTGAACGCAGCTTATGAACTGCGCAACTGGGCGGGCGAGCGCCCCGACACACCAAGCGCCATTGCCGATTATGCATCGACCTTGTGCCACGGCCTGTTCGCGGCCACGCCGCTCGTGGATCGGCGGGCGGGCTAG